In the Engraulis encrasicolus isolate BLACKSEA-1 chromosome 9, IST_EnEncr_1.0, whole genome shotgun sequence genome, one interval contains:
- the atp6v1ab gene encoding V-type proton ATPase catalytic subunit A isoform X1: MIHQPIARRFHAYGTGVGLVCKVIVSLSMDFSKLPKIRDEEKESEFGYVHGVSGPVVTASSMAGAAMYELVRVGHSELVGEIIRLEGDMATIQVYEETSGVSVGDPVLRTGKPLSVELGPGCMGSIFDGIQRPLKDINTMTQSIYIPRGVNIGALSRDNKWEFNPSKNLRVGSHITGGDIYGMVFENSLIKHKLMLPPRNRGTVTYVAPPGNYDVSDVVLELEFEGVKEKFTMIQVWPVRQVRPVTEKLPANHPLLTGQRVLDALFPCVQGGTTAIPGAFGCGKTVISQSLSKFSNSDVIIYVGCGERGNEMSEVLRDFPELTMEVDGKVESIMKRTALVANTSNMPVAAREASIYTGITLSEYFRDMGYNVSMMADSTSRWAEALREISGRLAEMPADSGYPAYLGARLASFYERAGRVKCLGNPEREGSVSIVGAVSPPGGDFSDPVTSATLGIVQVFWGLDKKLAQRKHFPSVNWLISYSKYTRALDEYYDKHFPEFVPLRTKAKEILQEEEDLAEIVQLVGKASLAETDKITLEVAKLIKDDFLQQNGYTPYDRFCPFYKTVGILSNMIAFYDMARHAVETTAQSDNKITWAMIREHMGEILYRISSMKFKDPVKEGEAKIKADYAQLHEDMQNSFRTLED, translated from the exons atTGTCTCCCTCAGCATGGATTTCTCCAAGCTTCCCAAGATCCgtgatgaggagaaagagagcgagtttGGATACGTGCACGGCGTCTCTGGACCCG TGGTGACTGCGTCCAGTATGGCGGGGGCTGCCATGTACGAGTTGGTGCGTGTCGGCCACAGTGAGCTGGTAGGAGAGATCATCCGACTGGAGGGAGACATGGCAACCATCCAGGTCTACGAGGAAACCT CTGGCGTGTCTGTGGGAGACCCAGTGTTGCGTACGGGTAAGCCCCTCTCCGTGGAACTGGGCCCTGGCTGCATGGGCTCCATCTTTGACGGTATCCAGCGTCCCCTTAAGGACATCAACACAATGACACAGAGCATCTACATCCCCCGAGGAGTCAACATCGGGGCCCTGAGCAGGGACAACAAGTGGGAGTTCAACCCCTCAAAGAACCTCAGA GTGGGCAGCCATATTACAGGGGGTGATATCTACGGCATGGTGTTTGAGAACTCTCTCATCAAGCACAAACTGATGCTGCCCCCCCGCAACCGGGGAACCGTCACCTACGTGGCCCCCCCTGGGAACTACGACGTCTCG gACGTggtgttggagttggagtttgagGGCGTGAAGGAGAAGTTTACGATGATCCAGGTGTGGCCCGTCCGTCAGGTGCGACCCGTCACAGAGAAGCTGCCGGCCAACCACCCGCTACTCACTGGCCAGAGAGTCCTCGACGCACTGTTccc GTGTGTGCAGGGCGGGACCACTGCCATCCCTGGAGCGTTCGGTTGCGGCAAGACCGTCATCTCGCAGTCCCTTTCCAAATTCTCCAACAGTGACGTCATCATCTACGTGGGCTGCGGCGAGCGTGGAAACGAGATGTCTGAAGTACTCCGAGACTTCCCCGAG CTGACCATGGAGGTGGACGGGAAGGTGGAGAGCATCATGAAGAGAACGGCCCTGGTGGCCAACACCTCCAACATGCCTGTAGCTGCTAGAGAGGCCTCCATTTACACAG gtATCACCCTGTCTGAGTACTTTAGGGATATGGGCTACAACGTGAGTATGATGGCTGACTCCACCTCTCGATGGGCCGAAGCTCTCAGAGAAATCTCAGGACGACTCGCCGAGATGCCCGCTG ACAGTGGTTACCCCGCTTACCTGGGAGCGCGTCTGGCGTCGTTCTACGAACGTGCGGGCCGAGTGAAGTGTCTTGGCAAcccagagagggaggggagcgTCAGCATCGTGGGGGC TGTATCGCCCCCTGGTGGTGACTTCTCAGATCCCGTCACCTCAGCAACCCTGGGTATCGTACAG GTGTTCTGGGGTCTGGATAAGAAGTTGGCCCAGCGTAAGCATTTCCCCTCCGTCAACTGgctcatcagctacagcaagtaCACACGCGCACTTGACGAGTATTACGACAAACACTTCCCCGAGTTTGTGCCCCTCAGGACCAAAGCCAAGGAGATcctacaggaggaggaggacctggCTGAAATCGTACAGCTGGTCGGCAAG GCTTCTCTTGCTGAAACGGATAAGATCACTCTGGAGGTGGCCAAGCTCATCAAGGACGACTTCCTGCAGCAGAACGGATACACCCCTTACGACAG GTTCTGTCCGTTCTACAAGACCGTGGGCATCTTGTCCAACATGATTGCGTTCTACGACATGGCGCGGCATGCAGTGGAGACAACGGCCCAGAGCGACAACAAGATCACCTGGGCCATGATTAGAGAACACATGGGAGAGATCCTCTACAGGATCAGCTCTATGAAGTTCAag gACCCGGTGAAGGAGGGTGAGGCGAAGATCAAGGCGGACTACGCTCAGCTGCACGAGGACATGCAGAACTCCTTCCGCACACTCGAGGACTGA
- the atp6v1ab gene encoding V-type proton ATPase catalytic subunit A isoform X2 translates to MDFSKLPKIRDEEKESEFGYVHGVSGPVVTASSMAGAAMYELVRVGHSELVGEIIRLEGDMATIQVYEETSGVSVGDPVLRTGKPLSVELGPGCMGSIFDGIQRPLKDINTMTQSIYIPRGVNIGALSRDNKWEFNPSKNLRVGSHITGGDIYGMVFENSLIKHKLMLPPRNRGTVTYVAPPGNYDVSDVVLELEFEGVKEKFTMIQVWPVRQVRPVTEKLPANHPLLTGQRVLDALFPCVQGGTTAIPGAFGCGKTVISQSLSKFSNSDVIIYVGCGERGNEMSEVLRDFPELTMEVDGKVESIMKRTALVANTSNMPVAAREASIYTGITLSEYFRDMGYNVSMMADSTSRWAEALREISGRLAEMPADSGYPAYLGARLASFYERAGRVKCLGNPEREGSVSIVGAVSPPGGDFSDPVTSATLGIVQVFWGLDKKLAQRKHFPSVNWLISYSKYTRALDEYYDKHFPEFVPLRTKAKEILQEEEDLAEIVQLVGKASLAETDKITLEVAKLIKDDFLQQNGYTPYDRFCPFYKTVGILSNMIAFYDMARHAVETTAQSDNKITWAMIREHMGEILYRISSMKFKDPVKEGEAKIKADYAQLHEDMQNSFRTLED, encoded by the exons ATGGATTTCTCCAAGCTTCCCAAGATCCgtgatgaggagaaagagagcgagtttGGATACGTGCACGGCGTCTCTGGACCCG TGGTGACTGCGTCCAGTATGGCGGGGGCTGCCATGTACGAGTTGGTGCGTGTCGGCCACAGTGAGCTGGTAGGAGAGATCATCCGACTGGAGGGAGACATGGCAACCATCCAGGTCTACGAGGAAACCT CTGGCGTGTCTGTGGGAGACCCAGTGTTGCGTACGGGTAAGCCCCTCTCCGTGGAACTGGGCCCTGGCTGCATGGGCTCCATCTTTGACGGTATCCAGCGTCCCCTTAAGGACATCAACACAATGACACAGAGCATCTACATCCCCCGAGGAGTCAACATCGGGGCCCTGAGCAGGGACAACAAGTGGGAGTTCAACCCCTCAAAGAACCTCAGA GTGGGCAGCCATATTACAGGGGGTGATATCTACGGCATGGTGTTTGAGAACTCTCTCATCAAGCACAAACTGATGCTGCCCCCCCGCAACCGGGGAACCGTCACCTACGTGGCCCCCCCTGGGAACTACGACGTCTCG gACGTggtgttggagttggagtttgagGGCGTGAAGGAGAAGTTTACGATGATCCAGGTGTGGCCCGTCCGTCAGGTGCGACCCGTCACAGAGAAGCTGCCGGCCAACCACCCGCTACTCACTGGCCAGAGAGTCCTCGACGCACTGTTccc GTGTGTGCAGGGCGGGACCACTGCCATCCCTGGAGCGTTCGGTTGCGGCAAGACCGTCATCTCGCAGTCCCTTTCCAAATTCTCCAACAGTGACGTCATCATCTACGTGGGCTGCGGCGAGCGTGGAAACGAGATGTCTGAAGTACTCCGAGACTTCCCCGAG CTGACCATGGAGGTGGACGGGAAGGTGGAGAGCATCATGAAGAGAACGGCCCTGGTGGCCAACACCTCCAACATGCCTGTAGCTGCTAGAGAGGCCTCCATTTACACAG gtATCACCCTGTCTGAGTACTTTAGGGATATGGGCTACAACGTGAGTATGATGGCTGACTCCACCTCTCGATGGGCCGAAGCTCTCAGAGAAATCTCAGGACGACTCGCCGAGATGCCCGCTG ACAGTGGTTACCCCGCTTACCTGGGAGCGCGTCTGGCGTCGTTCTACGAACGTGCGGGCCGAGTGAAGTGTCTTGGCAAcccagagagggaggggagcgTCAGCATCGTGGGGGC TGTATCGCCCCCTGGTGGTGACTTCTCAGATCCCGTCACCTCAGCAACCCTGGGTATCGTACAG GTGTTCTGGGGTCTGGATAAGAAGTTGGCCCAGCGTAAGCATTTCCCCTCCGTCAACTGgctcatcagctacagcaagtaCACACGCGCACTTGACGAGTATTACGACAAACACTTCCCCGAGTTTGTGCCCCTCAGGACCAAAGCCAAGGAGATcctacaggaggaggaggacctggCTGAAATCGTACAGCTGGTCGGCAAG GCTTCTCTTGCTGAAACGGATAAGATCACTCTGGAGGTGGCCAAGCTCATCAAGGACGACTTCCTGCAGCAGAACGGATACACCCCTTACGACAG GTTCTGTCCGTTCTACAAGACCGTGGGCATCTTGTCCAACATGATTGCGTTCTACGACATGGCGCGGCATGCAGTGGAGACAACGGCCCAGAGCGACAACAAGATCACCTGGGCCATGATTAGAGAACACATGGGAGAGATCCTCTACAGGATCAGCTCTATGAAGTTCAag gACCCGGTGAAGGAGGGTGAGGCGAAGATCAAGGCGGACTACGCTCAGCTGCACGAGGACATGCAGAACTCCTTCCGCACACTCGAGGACTGA